The Helianthus annuus cultivar XRQ/B chromosome 16, HanXRQr2.0-SUNRISE, whole genome shotgun sequence genome includes a window with the following:
- the LOC110919692 gene encoding uncharacterized mitochondrial protein AtMg00810-like, whose protein sequence is MTTRAKSGIFKPKYTADIASLNSYALHATLSSHSEPCGFKSAAKDPKWMAAMVDEIKALQHNNTWTHADTSLFVFRKESHIMYMFVYVDDLILTGNNDTAITTFISCLHHEFAIKDLGDLNYFLGLEVLYTHTGRFLTQAKYVADILLRAQLLEAKPVSTPLAPHESFSANDVPYSDPTLYRSLLGALQYLTITRPDISYAVNQLSQFLQHPTIDHFWEVKRLLWYVKGTISFGLTYSHPHSPSIIGYSDADWARCLDTRRSTYGYSIFLGGNLVSWSAKKQPTVSRSRCESKYL, encoded by the exons ATGACAACACGAGCAAAATCAGGaattttcaaaccaaagtatacCGCTGATATTGCTTCTCTCAATTCTTATGCTTTGCATGCTACCTTATCATCTCATAGTGAACCCTGTGGTTTTAAATCTGCGGCTAAAGACCCGAAATGGATGGCAGCAATGGTTGACGAAATCAAGGCCTTACAACATAATAACACATGGAC TCATGCGGACACATCTCTCTTTGTTTTCCGCAAAGAGTCTCACATTATGTATATGTTCGTCTATGTTGACGATCTTATACTTACGGGAAATAATGACACTGCCATCACTACCTTTATTTCTTGTCTTCATCATGAGTTTGCCATCAAAGACCTTGGGGATCTTAATTACTTTCTGGGCCTTGAAGTTCTCTATACTCACACTGGTCGTTTTCTAACTCAAGCAAAGTATGTTGCCGATATTCTTCTTCGAGCACAGTTACTTGAAGCTAAACCAGTCAGCACTCCCCTTGCTCCGCATGAGTCATTTTCAGCAAATGATGTTCCTTATTCGGATCCTACTCTTTATCGTTCCTTGCTTGGTGCTTTGCAGTATTTGACTATTACCAGGCCAGATATATCTTATGCTGTAAATCAGCTCTCACAGTTTCTTCAACATCCGACTATTGATCACTTTTGGGAAGTCAAACGTCTTTTATGGTATGTCAAAGGTACTATATCCTTTGGCTTGACCTACAGTCATCCTCATTCGCCCTCTATCATTGGGTACTCTGATGCTGATTGGGCTCGTTGTCTTGATACACGTCGCTCCACATATGGCTACTCTATTTTTCTTGGTGGAAATCTGGTCTCTTGGAGTGCTAAGAAGCAGCCTACTGTATCCCGATCCAGATGTGAGTCTAAGTATCtatag